The window AAAGTCCTATCTGCGAAGCGACGCCTTTCGCCGCCTCATAGAGGAAAAGACTGGAGAGGCCGTAAAAGGCCAGGCCACCTACGAGCCATTGCGCTGGATCGGTGCGTCTGTCTTCTCCAACCAACTCTCCGTCACGGGTGAAACTGGCTCTCCCCTGGCCAGCCTCACTGCCGACCAGCTCCGGGCCACTGTCGCCTGGCGGGCCATCTTTGATGGAGCATGGCGCATCGAGAATCTTGAGTCGGCCCGCGTGCTCGCGACCTTCCGCCCGGGGTCCTTTGCCACAGAGTCTCCTTCGTCTCATGTTGCTTCGCCAGAGCCTGCCGTCGCCAAATGGCTGCCGCACCGCTTCGAGATTGGCTCGGTTTCCACCCCGCTCGGCTCGGTGCGATTTCTGGATGCCGCGGAAAAGGAACGATTTGCCCTCAACGAAAGCTCGCTGCATATGAAGCCCGACGGGGCGAGCTGGCTGCTTGAGGGCCAGGGTGGGACTTTTCTCGTTGCGGAGTTCCCCGAGCTCAAGGTTGAGAAATTCCGCTCCCGCATCCACAAGGATGTATTTTTTCTCACCGACTCGCAGTTCCGACTGGGAGACTCCGGCGTGATCACAGCTTCTGGAGAATTCTCAAAAGCCGCCAAGGTGCGAGTGGCGTGGGATCGCGTGAATATCGACCAGTTTCTCGCCTCGCACTGGCGGAAGAAGCTCTCAGCCACCATGGCAGGATCGGCTGATATCGTCGTGCCGGATGGGCAGAATGCGACTGCGACGGGCAAAGTCGTTCTTACCGACGGCCTCGTGCAAAAGGTGCCGTTACTCGACCAGATCGCAAAATTCACCGGCGCTCCGCAGTTTCGCCGCATGCCGGTGCAGGAAGTCACCTCGGACTTCTCCTGGCAGAACGGCATCCTCACCCTGACGAACTTTATGGGCGAGTCCAAGGGGCTGCTGCGCCTGGAGGGCACCTGCACGATCGCAGCAGATCACCAAATCGATGGCACTTTCCGCATCGGCGTCACCCCGCAGACCGTTCAATGGTTGCCGGGTTCGCGAGAAAAGGTCTTCACCGAAGCCGGAGGAGGCTATCTCTGGACGTCGCTCAAGATCGGCGGCACCGTGGAGAATCCCACTGAAGATCTCTCGGGGCGATTGCTGGCCGCCATGGGCGAGCAAGTGATCGAACAGGGTACAAAAGCCCTCGATAATCTTCCTGCTCCTGCCCGCGAGGGCGCTAAACAGGCTATCGATCTCCTTAAGCCCTTTTTCCAGTAGCCATTGCCCCTCAGAGCTGGCGACGGTAATCAAGAATGCCCTGGGCGATGGCCCGGGCCAGACGGTCGCGATAAGCTGCGCTACGCGCCAGCGCGGTATCCTGGGGGTTCGTCAGAAAGCCACATTCCACCAAGGCGGCAGTTTTCTTGTTGTTTCTCAGGACATAGTAACGAGCGCGCTTGATCCCGCGATTATCGCCATCGGTGGTCGCTGCCACACGGCGATGAATGTAGCTGGCAAGACGGGCGCCCGATTGGCTGAAGTAAAATGTCTCTACGCCACGGGCTCCAACGCGAGTAGCCGAGTTGAAGTGGATGCTGACAAAGATGGCATTGGACTGGCGGTTGGAAGCAGCCACCCGGAAAGAAAGCGGGATGAACGTGTCGTCGCTACGAGTCATGACCACCCGCAGCCCGGCATCCTGGAGATACGTACGGACCCGCTTGGCCACATCCAGCGCCACACCTTTCTCGGGCATGATATTCTGGGGAATGCCCCCCTGATCGCTGCCACCATGGCCAGCATCGATTACAACGGTGCTAAACGGCGCTGCGACGACCCCGGCAGCGGAAAAAACGAACCAGACAACAAAGGCTAAAAACGCGCGCAGAGACATGGGAGCGATGGGGCACCTGTAAACCAGCTCACCCCTTCGCACAAGACCAGCGGGCATCTCTTCCTGATTTGCTTGGAAATTTTTCATCAACCCTCCAGATTTTCCCTGTTCATGGCTGAGATCTCTCCCGAAGCTGCCGCAAGGCTGCAACAGCTGCGCCGAACGCTGAATGACGTTCTCTTCGGCCAGGAGCAGCTTGTCGATTCCGTAATCATCGGCCTGCTTTCGCGCGGGCACCTGCTGCTGGAGGGCTTGCCGGGACTGGGCAAGACCGAGCTGGTCAAGGGCCTCGCCAAAACGCTCCAGATGGAAGCTCGCCGCATCCAGTTTACGCCCGACCTGCTGCCCGGCGACATCACAGGCAACCCCGTCCTGCAAGAAGTCAACGGCCGCCGGGAATTTGTCTTCCAGCCCGGACCACTCTTCGCGCCACTCGTCCTCGCCGATGAGATCAACCGCGCCTCACCCAAGACGCAATCCGCTCTGCTGGAAGCCATGCAGGAACGCCGCGTCACCGTGATGGGCGAGACGCATCAACTTCCCGAGCCCTTCTTTGTCCTCGCCACGCAAAACCCGATCGAGCTGGAGGGCACCTATCCGCTGCCCGAGGCGCAGCTCGACCGCTTCCTGTTCAAGCTGGAGGTCACGCGCAACTCCGTCGAGGTGCTCCAGCGTATTGTCCAGCACCGGGAGATCGGCATCGAGCCGACCGTGGAAGCAGTAATGAACCGTGATGAGCTGCTTGAACTCAGCGCTCTGGCTCGCGCCGTTCATCTTCCCGACGTGGTGGCAAATTACATCGCCCGGCTCGTGGATGCGACACACGAGATCACCGGCGTGAAATACGGGGCCAGTCCCCGGGCCGCGCTGGCCCTCGCTGCTGCGGCAAAATCCGCCGCTCTTCTCCACGGAAGGCCTAATGCCAGCTTTGAGGATGTCGAGGCGCTGGCTCGACCGGTCCTCCAGCATCGCCTGGTACTGGATTACACGGCCCGGCTGTCCGGCCGCACCTCGGCAGAGGTGGTACGTGAGATCCTCCACACGGTACCAAAGCAGATCAAGCCCGCCCCCGACGTATTGAAAGCCGCCAAGCTATGATGCGCCGACTCGCCGGCCTGCTCCTTGCGCTGTCGACGCTGGCCAGCGCGACAGCCCAGGAGCGCTTCACCGGCATCGAATTCGAGAAAGGCAGCGGGATCGCGATGAAGGTCACAAGCCATTACGACGATATCCCGCCCGCAGGTATGCTGCCCGTCCGCGTGGAGATCACCAACCACAGTGCGGCGAGCCGGAGATGGGATGTGCTCGTGATGCAATCGACACCTGTCCAGGGAGCCTCAAGCCGACTCCTCGCCTCAGTGGAGGTGCCCGCCCGTAGCGAGCGCTCCTTTGAGCTTCTCGCTCCTTTGCTCACCCAGGGCGAGTCCTACCGGTATTCGACCGTCTCCGTTTCCATCTCCGGCTACGGCGTGCGAAACCCGATCGCCTCGATCAATGCAAACTCCAGTGGCCGGCCCTCCGCCTACACCGGTGTCAGCAAAACCCTGTATGCCGACATCTGGGAGCACGTCCGCGACCGGCTCCAAAAGAAGAGTCTGAATCTCAATGGCTCCTCCCTCGACCTGCTCTGGCTGCCGGACGACTGGCGCGGCCTGACAGGTTTTGACAAAATCGTGCTTTCAACAGACGACTGGCTCGCCCTCGCTGCCGAACAGCGCTCGGCCCTGTCGAACTGGCTCATTCAGGGGGGCGAACTCTATCTGGTCGGAGATCCCGCCACGTCAGGGCTGCCTGCCCTGGGTCGCAATGGCGTGGGCCAGGTAATCTACTGGCCAGCGTCGGGAGATTTGGTCGCCCTCCTGTCCGACGTCATCGAGAAGGGCTTCACCTTGCCATCCCCGCTGGCGGATTACTCGTGGTCCTGGAAACTGGTTGAGCTCGTTGGGCGTCCTTTGCCGCCCTATATCGCTCTCATCGTCTTTATCATCCTCTTTGCGGTCATCGTCGGCCCGGTGAATTTCCTGGTCTTCGCCCCAGCGGGCAACCGGCATCGGCTTTTCTGGACCACACCGCTGATTTCTCTCGGCGCCAGCATCCTGCTAATGCTTCTCATCATCCTCTCAGAAGGACTCGGCGGCCATGGCAAGTATGTGATGGCCACGATGAGCCTGCCCTCGCGCAACCAGACCGTAACTTGGCAGGAACAGGTCTCTCGCACGGGCGTGCTGGTGAGTCAGGCTTTCCCTGCCATCCCGGGAACCACCCTTTCCTCGCTGCCGCTCAGTGAGACCTCCCTCAGAGGGAGAGGGCAGCGTGGCAAGACCTTCAGCCTTTCCGGCACGACCTGGAGCGGGGATTGGTTCCAAAGCCGCCGGACGCAGGCGCAATTGATCAAGGCCATCATGCCCTCGCGCGAACGAGTGGAAATCCGCGGCGACGAACAGGCCCCGCAGGCGCTCTCCACCTTCAGCCAGCCGCTCAATAACTTCTTCTATTTTGACCCGAGGGGCGGCATCTGGTTTGCCGCCCAGATCCAGCCGGGAAAACCGGCCAATCTGGCTTTATCGTCCATGCAGAAATTTGCGGCCTGGAAGAAAATCAATTCCATGGAAGCCGCCGGCGGTGTGATCAAGGAAGCCATCAAAGCCTTCGACGCCGACCCTCCAGGAGACAAATTTTTCGCCACCGCGGACTCCGCCCCGCTGCCAACGCTCGACTCGTTGAAGTGGACACAGGCTGGAGGTGTGGTATTTGGCGAAGTTCTGCGACCATGACATTTCTCGACCAGATCCTCAAAGATGCGGCGGACGAACTCTCCGCGACCAAATCCCGACGCCCGGCCACCGAGATCCGCGGCATGATCGCCGACGCCCCCCCGGTGCGTCCGCTGCCGGAATCTCTCGAGGCCAGTTTCTGCCTTATTGCCGAGATCAAGCAGCGCTCGCCCAGCGTGGGACCGATGCGCGAGCAAAACGTCGCCGAGGCACTCGACGCATACGAGGAATCTCCCATCGTACGCGGCATCTCGATCCTCACAAACAACCTGCACTTCGGTGGCTCCATCGAGTATCTCGCCTCATGCAGGGCCACGGCCACCAAGCCTCTGCTGCGCAAGGATTTCATCATGGAGGAGTACCAGGTGCGCGAGGCCCGTGCCTTCGGCGCCGACGCGATTCTCCTCATGGCCAATGTGCTCGATGCCGCACGGCTGGCGGGTTTTTACGACCTCGCACGCGAACTCGGAATGCAGGCGCTCTTTGAGGTGCATACCGAGGAGGAGATTGCCATGCTGCCCGCCGATGTGCGCCTCGCGGGCATCAACAGCCGCAAGTTTAAGTCCGACTCAGGATTCGTCGGGGCCAAGGGAGCGTCGGACAAGGATTTCAGCCTCGACTACGGAGCGTTTGAACTCGCCGCGAAACTCCCCGCCGGAGCGCTGAAGGTGGCTGAAAGCGGCCTGTCGGCTACAAATGTCGGATCGGTACGCGGAAAATTCCACGCCGGCCTCGTAGGGACATCACTCCTGCGCGATCCGCGCGGCATCCGCCCCTGCCTCGGGGAATTCGAGGACGCTCTGCATGCCTGATCCCATCATCGAGGTCGAGCGCCTGGAGCGCGACTTTGGCGACGTCAAGGCCGTGAAGGATGTGACGTTCACGATCGAGCGCGGCACCGTCGCCGGATTCATCGGCGCGAATGGAGCAGGCAAGACGACCACGATGCGCATGATGGTCACGCTGGAAACGCCAACGGCGGGAACGATCCGTATCGGCGGCGACGACGTGATCGACAAGCCCGCTGAGATTCGTCGCCGGGTGGGCTGGATGCCCGATCACTTCGGCACATACGACAACGTGACCGTTTACGAATATCTGGATTTCTTTGGCCGTGCCTTTGGCTATCCCCGCGCGGAGCGCCTGCGTCGCCTCGAGGAAGTGATGGATTTCACCGATCTCACTCCACTGGCCGACCGGGCGATGAACTCGCTCTCCAAGGGAATGAACCAGCGGCTCTGCCTGGGGCGCACGCTCATCCACGACCCCGAGGTGCTCGTGCTCGACGAACCTGCTGCCGGACTCGATCCCAAGGCGCGCATCGAGTTCAAAAACCTCATCCGCCTGCTCGCCGGGAAGGGCAAGACGATCTTCATCAGCTCCCACATCCTCTCGGAGCTCGGAGAGATGTGCGATCAGCTCGTCTTCATCGACAATGGTCGCATCGTCCACCACGGCTCTACGGAAAGCCTGACCCGCCAGACCGGCAGCGAAACCCTCCTCGAAGTGCGGATCGCCGGGGACCCGGAGCCCCTTTACCAATGGATCGCCGCCGCCACGGAGATCACACTCGCCGACCGACACAAGGATGGCGCAAGAATCCGCACCACGGAACTTTCCGACGAGGCTGCCGCCGCACTGCTGCGTCGAATGGTTCTCGACGGCGTGGCGGTAAAGGGATTCACCCGTCTCGAGCGTCGCCTGGAGGATGCCTTTGTCGACATGTTGCGCATGACCCCGCCTCCTCTCCCATGATCAGTTCCGCCACACGCTCGGATTTCGCAGACTGGGCCAGCCCGGTGCTCGTGAAGGAATTGCGGCAGGGGCTGCGCTCCCGGCTCTTCATGTCGGCCTTTTTCATCACGCAACTCCTCATGATCGTCAGCGTGATGATCAATCTCGCAGTTGCGAGCGCCTTTGACGCCCGCTCGGAAGAGACCCGGGGATTCACCGACGGCTTGTTCTGGTTCCTCATCAGCCTGCCACTCGTCCTCGGGATGCCCATGCGCGGGTTTACGGCGATCCACTCCGAGATCAAGGATCGCACCCTCGAACTGGTGCTGCTCAGCCATTTATCCTCCTGGCGCATTGCCTTGGGGAAATGGACCGCTCTGGTCATCCAGACCCTCCTGCTCGTATGCTCGGTCCTGCCGTATGTCCTGCTCCGCTACTATCTCGGCGGGGTCAACATCCTCGCCGATCTGCAAAGTCTCGGGCTGCTCTTTGTCTTCAGCTGCGTGCTCACGGCCGTGACGGTGGCCTTGTCCCCGTACGAGTCAAAGATCCTGCGGTCTCTCTTCATCGTCGTGCTGTTCGCGGGATTCTGGTTCCTCTTGGGGACCATCATGCTATGGCTGACTATGGCGACTTTTTATGGTGGCGTCCCGGGATCGGGCCGGTTGGAACCATGGAAGATCTACGTAATGATCGCGATCTTCGGGCCGGCCTTCATCATCCTCTGCCTGGAGATGGCTGCCTCACGCATCGCCCCGGCGGCGGAGAATCACTCCCTGCGCAAACGCGCTCTCGGTATCTTTCTCATCGCGGCTGCGGCCCTGCTGGACTTCACGGGGATCAGCAACCAGGTCGCCATCTTCGTGGCAGCCACGCTCCTCGTACCTCTCATCATTGACGCACTCGCAGAGTCCGACGCCTTCTCGATTCCGGTGGGCAAACGCCTGCTCGCCCACGGCTGGCGTGGACGGCTTGCCACTTGGATCCTTGCTCCGGGGTGGGTTTCGGCCACCGCTTTCAGCCTCGTCGTCATTGCTTCCCTGGCCATTGTGACAGGTCTGCAGGGACTCCTCGGTACGATGCAGGGCAAGATCATGATCGTGAGCTACGCTGGAGCGCTTCTGCTGCCAGCAGGTTTGATCCGCCTCCTCCAGCCAAACACACGGAGTTTTCTCGGTTTCTATATCACGCTTCAGTTCTTCTTCATCATGCTGACCCTGCTGGTGAACATCATCACGCATTCGACGCCAGAGGCATTCAGTTCATGGCTGGCTCCGATTCCCATGTCGGCTCTGCTCCTGAATCTTTTCAACGACGTTCCGGCCCCGGCCCAGCTCAACTTCCTGCTGCTCACCTCGGTCACCACCTGCGCCAGCGTCGCCTTTCTCGCCCTGCGTTCCCTCACGCCGTGGCGTGACTTCTCGGCAAACCTGCGCCAACATTCCGCGCACAATGGCTGATTTCGCTATCCCGTCCGGCGACACCCCGGATTCCGCTTTTGACATCTCGCTCCGTCCGCCGCTCTTTGACGAGTTCACTGGACAGGAAAAAGCCGTCGAGCGCATCCAGCTCCTGGTTGAAGCAGCGAAGCAGCGCGGCGAGGCGCTCCAGCACATCCTCCTCAGTGGCCCTCCTGGCCTCGGGAAGACGACGCTTGCCTATATCATCGGCAACGCCATGGAAACCGAGGTGAAAACGACCAGCGGCCCCATGATCGAAAAGGCCGGCGATCTGGCCGGACTCCTGACCAACATGGAGCGCGGCGGCGTACTTTTCATCGACGAAATCCACCGCCTCCAGCCGACCATCGAGGAGTACCTCTACCCGGCGATGGAGGACTTCAAGCTCGACATCGTGATCGATCAGGGGCCGAGTGCCCGCAGCGTACGGCTGAATCTCGCCCGGTTTACCCTCGTCGGCGCGACCACCCGCTCCGGGATGATCAGCGCCCCGCTCCGATCGCGCTTTGGCATGACGTGCCGCCTCGACTACTACGACGCCGAACATTTGCAAAAGATCGTCCTTCGCAGCGCTGGACTCCTCAACGCTGCGATCGAACCCGATGGCGCGCTCGAGATCGCCCGCCGGTCGCGGGGGACTCCTCGCATCGCCAACAACCTCCTGAGATGGGTACGAGATTACGCACAAGTCCGTAGTTCCGGTCTCATTACCGGTCCGGTCGCGCAGCAGGCACTCGCCATGCTGGAGATCGACGAGGATGGCTTCGACGAGATGGACAAGCGCATCATCGAGGCGCTGATCAGTCTTTTCAACGGGGGGCCGGTGGGCGTAAATTCCCTCGCCGTGGCCATCGGTGAAGAACCCGGCACGATCGAGGAGGTGCACGAGCCGTATCTCATCATGAACGGCTATATCAAGCGCACCCCGCAGGGCCGTGTCGCCCTCACCCGCTCCTATCGCAAGCTCGGCATGGAACCGCCGCGCAACGCGCCGCAGAGCGACCTCTTCGGCCAATAGCCAACACCCACTCCCAAGCGTATGCGTTACGCGCTCCTTCTCCTCCTCGCCGCCGCCCTCACCCGGGCCGACGGCGCGAATCTTCGTGATCAACTGCAACTGGCGAAAAGGGAGGCCGACCGCCCCGCGCAGATAGAGATCATTCGTCGCATCCTCGCCAATGAGCCCGATGAAGGAGACCTCCGTGGCCAACTGCTCGATCTCTGGCTGACAGAGGGCGACTATGACATGGCAGCCCGTACGCTCGACGACTGGCCGACGGCCCCGGAGAATATCTCCGTCTCCGCAAGGGCAACCATCTTCCTGGCTCGAGGTCACGAAGACGACGCCATACGCCTGCTGGAAAGCTATCATGCGAAGGCTCCCGCCGACCTTGCCATCACCCGCCAGCTGACAGGCTATCTGGCAGGAAACCCCGCCCGCCAGTTGGCTCTGCTGGAAGCCGCCCCCAGTGTGACAGAGAATCCCGACCTGCTCATCTCCCGCGCTTTTGCCCGCCTCCACCTCCATGACTACTCGGGCGCACTGGCGGACTTTGCCATCGCAGAGCGTATCGCGCCGCAAAGCGACGAAGTGAAAGCCAACCGAGCAGACTTCGAACGGGTGCGCGTGGCATCGGATGGCATCCGGCTGGCCTCCGAACAACTCGCGCAAAACCCGCAGGATTTCTCCGCCCGCACCCGCCGCGCCTATTGGTATCTCTCCTTGGGATATCGGGCCACCCCCCTGGGAAAAGCAACAGCCGACGCGGAAGCGGCTCTCGCTCTCGTGCCCGGCAGCTCGGCCGCGCGGCTCATGCTCGCCACTGCACTCGTCCGTTCGGGCAAGCTGACACAGGATGCCGCCCTCAAGGAATACGGCGTTGATTACTCAAAATCCTTCGTTATTCCCGAGACGCTTAATCAGCTCATTGCCGAGGATTTGAAGCTCCAGAAGAACCCTCGTGACGGAAAGGCTCTATCCGACCGCGCCGGGATCCTCAGCCATCTCCCAGCTCAGTTCCAACTCGCCCTCAACGACACAAATACCGCTCTCGATCTCGATCCCAACAACGCTTTCGCCGCCGAAGAGCGCATTTACATCCTGGTGAAGACCGGCAAACAGGACGAAGCCGTCTCCGCCTTGCGCAAGCTCGCTGCGACCAGACCACCACCGGGCATCCTCTCCGCGGCCTCACTCACGATCGCCGGTAGCTACCTGCAATCCAACCGCTATCGCGAAGCACTCGACTACGCCAACGCAGCTATGGCAGCCAAGCCGACAGCGGAGGCCTACA of the Terrimicrobium sacchariphilum genome contains:
- a CDS encoding N-acetylmuramoyl-L-alanine amidase family protein, which encodes MKNFQANQEEMPAGLVRRGELVYRCPIAPMSLRAFLAFVVWFVFSAAGVVAAPFSTVVIDAGHGGSDQGGIPQNIMPEKGVALDVAKRVRTYLQDAGLRVVMTRSDDTFIPLSFRVAASNRQSNAIFVSIHFNSATRVGARGVETFYFSQSGARLASYIHRRVAATTDGDNRGIKRARYYVLRNNKKTAALVECGFLTNPQDTALARSAAYRDRLARAIAQGILDYRRQL
- a CDS encoding AAA family ATPase, with protein sequence MAEISPEAAARLQQLRRTLNDVLFGQEQLVDSVIIGLLSRGHLLLEGLPGLGKTELVKGLAKTLQMEARRIQFTPDLLPGDITGNPVLQEVNGRREFVFQPGPLFAPLVLADEINRASPKTQSALLEAMQERRVTVMGETHQLPEPFFVLATQNPIELEGTYPLPEAQLDRFLFKLEVTRNSVEVLQRIVQHREIGIEPTVEAVMNRDELLELSALARAVHLPDVVANYIARLVDATHEITGVKYGASPRAALALAAAAKSAALLHGRPNASFEDVEALARPVLQHRLVLDYTARLSGRTSAEVVREILHTVPKQIKPAPDVLKAAKL
- a CDS encoding indole-3-glycerol phosphate synthase TrpC — encoded protein: MTFLDQILKDAADELSATKSRRPATEIRGMIADAPPVRPLPESLEASFCLIAEIKQRSPSVGPMREQNVAEALDAYEESPIVRGISILTNNLHFGGSIEYLASCRATATKPLLRKDFIMEEYQVREARAFGADAILLMANVLDAARLAGFYDLARELGMQALFEVHTEEEIAMLPADVRLAGINSRKFKSDSGFVGAKGASDKDFSLDYGAFELAAKLPAGALKVAESGLSATNVGSVRGKFHAGLVGTSLLRDPRGIRPCLGEFEDALHA
- a CDS encoding ABC transporter ATP-binding protein, which produces MPDPIIEVERLERDFGDVKAVKDVTFTIERGTVAGFIGANGAGKTTTMRMMVTLETPTAGTIRIGGDDVIDKPAEIRRRVGWMPDHFGTYDNVTVYEYLDFFGRAFGYPRAERLRRLEEVMDFTDLTPLADRAMNSLSKGMNQRLCLGRTLIHDPEVLVLDEPAAGLDPKARIEFKNLIRLLAGKGKTIFISSHILSELGEMCDQLVFIDNGRIVHHGSTESLTRQTGSETLLEVRIAGDPEPLYQWIAAATEITLADRHKDGARIRTTELSDEAAAALLRRMVLDGVAVKGFTRLERRLEDAFVDMLRMTPPPLP
- a CDS encoding ABC transporter permease encodes the protein MISSATRSDFADWASPVLVKELRQGLRSRLFMSAFFITQLLMIVSVMINLAVASAFDARSEETRGFTDGLFWFLISLPLVLGMPMRGFTAIHSEIKDRTLELVLLSHLSSWRIALGKWTALVIQTLLLVCSVLPYVLLRYYLGGVNILADLQSLGLLFVFSCVLTAVTVALSPYESKILRSLFIVVLFAGFWFLLGTIMLWLTMATFYGGVPGSGRLEPWKIYVMIAIFGPAFIILCLEMAASRIAPAAENHSLRKRALGIFLIAAAALLDFTGISNQVAIFVAATLLVPLIIDALAESDAFSIPVGKRLLAHGWRGRLATWILAPGWVSATAFSLVVIASLAIVTGLQGLLGTMQGKIMIVSYAGALLLPAGLIRLLQPNTRSFLGFYITLQFFFIMLTLLVNIITHSTPEAFSSWLAPIPMSALLLNLFNDVPAPAQLNFLLLTSVTTCASVAFLALRSLTPWRDFSANLRQHSAHNG
- the ruvB gene encoding Holliday junction branch migration DNA helicase RuvB, whose protein sequence is MADFAIPSGDTPDSAFDISLRPPLFDEFTGQEKAVERIQLLVEAAKQRGEALQHILLSGPPGLGKTTLAYIIGNAMETEVKTTSGPMIEKAGDLAGLLTNMERGGVLFIDEIHRLQPTIEEYLYPAMEDFKLDIVIDQGPSARSVRLNLARFTLVGATTRSGMISAPLRSRFGMTCRLDYYDAEHLQKIVLRSAGLLNAAIEPDGALEIARRSRGTPRIANNLLRWVRDYAQVRSSGLITGPVAQQALAMLEIDEDGFDEMDKRIIEALISLFNGGPVGVNSLAVAIGEEPGTIEEVHEPYLIMNGYIKRTPQGRVALTRSYRKLGMEPPRNAPQSDLFGQ
- a CDS encoding tetratricopeptide repeat protein; translated protein: MRYALLLLLAAALTRADGANLRDQLQLAKREADRPAQIEIIRRILANEPDEGDLRGQLLDLWLTEGDYDMAARTLDDWPTAPENISVSARATIFLARGHEDDAIRLLESYHAKAPADLAITRQLTGYLAGNPARQLALLEAAPSVTENPDLLISRAFARLHLHDYSGALADFAIAERIAPQSDEVKANRADFERVRVASDGIRLASEQLAQNPQDFSARTRRAYWYLSLGYRATPLGKATADAEAALALVPGSSAARLMLATALVRSGKLTQDAALKEYGVDYSKSFVIPETLNQLIAEDLKLQKNPRDGKALSDRAGILSHLPAQFQLALNDTNTALDLDPNNAFAAEERIYILVKTGKQDEAVSALRKLAATRPPPGILSAASLTIAGSYLQSNRYREALDYANAAMAAKPTAEAYKFRASVWVRMNRAEEAQADIAKATALEKNRR